A stretch of DNA from Micromonospora sp. WMMD1155:
GTGCCCCCGCCGGCCGGCACGCCGACGTTCCCGTCGCCGCCGGTGTCACCGACGCCGGATGCGACAGCCGTGTCGCCGTCGCCGCCGACCCCGCCCACGACGGCGGGCCGCTCCCCGGGCACGACACCGGCGTCGCCGCGGGTCACCAGCGCGGCGCCACCGCGTTCGCCGACCAGCATCCCGGATCGGGCGTTCTTCGCGCTCGCGCCGGCCAACCGGACCGGCATCGCGCCGGAGTTCCGGGACCTGGACGCGCTGCCGGGCCTGTGCGGCGCGCGCATCCCCAGCGAGACGGTGGTGCAGCGCCGGACCCGGCTGCTGATCTACAAGCTGCCGCAGAACCCGGGTGAGGGGTACGTCCCGGACGGCACCTACGCGCACTCCATCACGATCTACCGGTCCGGGCGCGCCGACGACGTGCTCAAGGAGTTGCGGCAGGCGGTGCGCGACTGCCCGGTGCAGAAGCGGCCGGGCGGCGATCCGCCGTCGCGGAGCACGCAGCGGCTGCTCGCCGACAGCGGGTACGGCGACGAGTCGGTGCTTTTCGAGGTGCGCAGCCCGGGTCAGGACGTGAACGGCGATCCGACCGGCGTGGAGGACGTGCGGCTGGTCCGGGCGATCCGGATCGGCGACGTGGTGACGATTCTCTGGGAGCAGGGTTGGGAGAACACCTCCAGCCAGCGGGCCCAGGTCGACGCGGACAGTCGCCGCGCGGTCGCCGCCATCCGGGCCTGGCTCGGCTGACGTCGGTGCGGTCGGGAGGCTGCCTCGCCGGATTCGAACGTCGTTTTGCGGGGCCCGGGGGTGGTGCGCTACGGTTATCGAGCCGACGCGGGGTGGAGCAGCTCGGTAGCTCGCTGGGCTCATAACCCAGAGGTCGCAGGTTCAAATCCTGTCCCCGCTACGAACGAAAGCCCGTCTCCGGTTCGCCGGGGGCGGGCTTTCACCGTTCCGGGCGGTGCGTCGGCAACGGTCGGTGACCCCGCTGATCATCGCCGACGCGGATGGGTTAGGCTTTACGGGCCGACGCGGGGTGGAGCAGCTCGGTAGCTCGCTGGGCTCATAACCCAGAGGTCGCAGGTTCAAATCCTGTCCCCGCTACAACTGACGAAAGCCCGATCCCCACTCGTGGGGGGTCGGGCTTTCTGGTGTCGGCGTGCCACGCAGACCCGCGACGGGGCCGGTGCCGCTCGGCACCGGCCCCGCGCGTCCTACCGAAGGCCGAAGGCCCGCGTGACGGTCTGGGTGACGCCGCCACCGTTGCGCTGTTCGGCGGTCACCCGGATCGACACGAACTCGGCCCGGTGCGGCGCGTGCACCGACACCCGCCAGGTGCCGTCCTTCTCCTTCGGGGTCTGCCGCTGCCAGGTCTTCCCGTCGTCGTAGGAGACGTCCAGCCGCAGCGAGGACACCCCGTCGCGGGCCGCGGTGCTGCCCACCACCACCGGCGTGATCGAGAACTCGCTGCCGCGCTTCGCCCGGCCCGCGAGGTCCACGTCCGTCCCGTAGTCCAGTTGCACCAGCGGGATGGCCTGCACCTCCGTGCCGCCGCCGGAGAGGAAACGCCACTCGGTGTGCGTGGCGGTCGAGTACGGGCTGAACTCCGGCTTGCCGGTGGTCTCGACGACCAGCCGGTACGGCAGTTTCTCCGGCGACAGATCACCCGCTCCGATCTCCGGCCAGCCGTCGAATCGGGTCAGTTGCTTATCACCCTGATAGAACGTGGCGATCTGCGACATGCTGGCCCCGCCGCTGTGCGCGGCCCCCGCATCGCCGAACCCCTGGAGGTAGGCGCTCATGGCGGTCTCGCCCCGGAACGGGATCTCGGTGCTGAGCATGCGGGGCCGGGTGATGGGGCCGAACCAGCGGTCCTTCTGCACACTGCCCGGCCGGTAGGCGATCGCCTCCGTGTTGGACCGTGCCCAGTCGGCGACGTCGGCGTACTGCATCCACTTCACACCGTCACCGGCGGACACCCAGTCGGTACGCGGCCCCGGGACCACCGGCTGGAACGGGAACGATCGTGCCGCCCCGTACTCGTACGGCGGGAAGTCCACCCGGCTCTCGCTGGACTGCTTCCCCGGGGGAGGGGAGAAGGTGAGATCGATCCGGGCGAGGTCGCGGGGAGCGGTCTTGGCGGAGGGGTCCGCGGGTACGCCGCCACGGTGGTAGTCGACCAGGTCGTACAGGTACCTCGCCGACGGGTGGGCCACGACGGCCAGCCGTACCGGTCTGCGGTCGGCGGTGATCTTCTGGATCAACGCCTCGCCCTGGTCCGTGGTCACCGAGGCGACCGGGATCTGCCCGATCGTCACGCCGTCCGGGTTGCCGTACCAGTCGCTCCGGCGACCGGCCCGGTCGTTGACGACGAGGAGCATCGCCGCACCGGCGGCGTGCGCCGCCGCTGCCTGGTCGGTGGGGGTCACCGAGTCGGTGGCGCGTACGACGACGGCCCTGCCCCGGGCGGGCACACCGGCGTAGTCGGCAGTAGCGCCGACGCCCGCGAAGACGGCGTCCAGGCGTGATGTGCCGTCGGGCAGTGCGGACGAGCCGGGCTGCACGAGGGGGGCGCCGATGCCGCGGCCCTCGTAGCTGATCGCCAGCGGCGTCTGTGCGGCGCGGATCCGGGTGGTCAGGACGAAGCTGCCCTTCTTGACCTTGCCCTTGGTCGGGAGCGCCCACAGGCTGTCGTAGGTGGCACCGGGCCAGAAGGTCTCCTTCAGGGCGCTCCAGTCCGTCGGCGTCGGCTCGGCGGAGGTGAAGGAGCGGTAGACGTCGATCCTGGTGTCGACGACGGCGGTCGGCTGCGGTGTCGCCACCTTCACCTGACGGGCCCGGGCGGCGTCGAGTTCCACGACCCGGTCGGTCGTCAGGTCGACCTCGGGGGCGGTCAGCATCGCGAGGCCCAGGGAACTGGGCCCGTTCACGCCCTCCACGTCCGGCGTGGCGACGACGGTGTAGGAGCCGGGGGCCAGGCGACTGGTGAGCTTTCCGTCCGGAACCCACATGAACGTGCGGCCCGTCTCGGCGTTGACGACCTCGACCTCACCGCTCACGGGTCGACCGGCGCGGTCCTTCAGGTGGATGGTGAGGTCGTACTTCTTGGACTCGACGGCGACCCCGACGGCCGTGTGCACCTCCCCGGTCGGGGAGCGGGCCGTGACCTGGGCGGAGTACCGGCCCGGCGCAAGACCCTCCGGGTCCACCACGACGTCGACGGTGGAGGTGCCGTGAGCCGGCACCGTGACGCTGTCGGCCGCCGCCGTGAACGTCGAGGCGGAGGAGGCCCCGTGCTCCACGGCGAGAGCCAGGGTGACCGGGGCGGCCGTGGTGTTGGTGTAGGTGATCTTCCGGGTGATCGGCTGCGGTGAACTGCCGGGAGCCCACCGGACGAGCCCGGCGTCCACCGAGCCGGTCGCGACGACCTGGTCCTGGTGGTAGGCGGCGGCCACGTTCAGTCGACCACTCCCGGCCTGGTAGGCGGTGTAGTCGGGCGTACGGACGCTGGTGCTCATCAGCGCGTCCTTGATCTGCCGCGCGCTCCAGGTCGGGTGCTTCTGCACCAGCAGGGCCGCCGCCCCGGCGACGTGCGGCGCGGCCATCGAGGTGCCACTGTCCAGCCGGTAGTAGCCCTCACCCCACGGGATGTGCTGCGAGCGCGCCGCCAGCACGTCCACACCGGGGGCGGTCATGTCGGGCTTGAGTGCCTCGTCGTTGGCGCGCGGCCCGACGCTGGAGAAGTCGGCCAGGTGGTCCGAGGTGTCCACCGCGCCGATGGTGAGCGCGGCGTCCGCGGTCCCCGGCGCACCGAGGGTGTACGGGTCGGGGCCGCTGTTGCCGGCGGAGACGACGAAGAGCGCGCCCGTCTCGGCGGTCAGCTGGTTCACGGCCTGGCTCAGCGGGTCGTCCTGCGTGTGCCAGGCGCTGACGCCCAGGCTCATGTTGATCACCTTGGCGCGTTCGGTCCGCGCCGCCCACTCCATGCCCGCGATGATCCCCGAGATCGAGCCGCTTCCGTTCTCGTCGAGGACCTTGCCCACCACCAGGTCGGCATCGGGGGCGACGCCGCGTTCCCTGCCGTCCGAGGCGGCGCCGGTTCCGGCGACGGTGGAGGCGGTGTGGGTGCCGTGCCCGTTGCGGTCGATCACGTCCTGGCCGGGGATGAAGCTGCGGGACGCCACCACCTGGTCCACGAGGTCCGGGTGGGTGGTGTCCACGCCGGTGTCCAGGACGGCGACCCGTACCCCGCTGCCGGTGCCGCCGGCCGCCCAGGCGGCCGGTGCGCCGACCTGCGCGGTGGTGTCGGCGAGGGCGGCCTTCGCCTTGCCGTCGAGCCACACCCTCGCGATGCCCGCCGTGAAGGAGGGGGCCCAGGTGGCGGCGCGGCGGTCGGCCGTCGACTGTCCACCGTCGGTGAGGGCCGACCAGAAGTCGGTCGCCTGCGCCCGGCGGGTGCGGATCGCCTCGCCGCGGACCGAGGGAAGCTCCAGCGTGGTCTGCGCGCCCGGCAGCGTGGCGCTGGTCCGGCGGGTGGTCGAGCCCGCGGCGCGGGTGACGATCAGGGGCAGTTCGGCGGCCCGCGCGTCGTCGAAGCCCTGGGCGATCAGTTGGGTGACGTCGAAGAGTTGCTTGTCGAGTCGGCCGGTCGCGAGGTAGGGCATCGCCTCGTCGGGATACACGTAGGTGTCCCCGCCCTCGGTGGCGACCCGCACGGCGCCGGTGGCACCGGGCGGGCGTGTGACGTCCACCGAGGGGGTCGCGCCGTTGACGCCCGGGGTCACCGTCACCCGGTCGCCGGTGATCAGCGTGACCGTGACAGGTGCGCGGTGCGCGGTGCCGGTGGCGGCGGGTGTCGCCGGTGGCGGTGGGGCGCCGTGCGCCGCCGTCGGGGTGAGGAGAGCGGCGACGAGGGTGACGCCTACCGCTGCCGCCGCAGATCTTCGGGTGCGAGAGATCCGCGCACTGTTCACAGAGTTGACCATGGATGAGATCCGATCACCTCTGGAGATTCGTGTAAAGATCATCATCGTTGCCGCGGCGTTGCGGAGACGTTGCCCGCGATCTCGGTCCCGTGATTCGGCGTGGACCGACGTGCCGAGGTTGCGCCCTTCGGCGAGGATGGGCACATGTCTTCATTCGGTAGGTGGTGGGGCCGGCTCAGCGCGGTCCTCGGTGGGGCCGTGCTGGCGGTCTTCGTGCCCGTCGCGGCTTGGGCGTCCACGGGCACCGGCGAACTGGTGGTGGAGGCCGCCCGTCGGCGCGGCCGCAGCGGCTTCGGGATCCTCCCGCTGCTCTGCTGCCTGGTGGTGATCGCGATCGTCGTGTTCCTGGTGCTGCGTCTCATGCGCAACCGCCGGGGCGGTCCGCCCCGCTGACCGGCGCCTCAGGCGACGCCGGGCTCAGCCCGGCGGGCGGGCGTCATACCGCGAGGGCCGCGATGGCCCCGGACAGGAAACGCGCGGTCGCCTCCCGGGTGCCGTCTCGTCTGACGCGGATGCGCTCGGCGGCGGTGACCAGCAGGGTACGCACCTTGGCATGCCCCTGCGGTGGTGGCGCCGGCGCGGGCCCGAGCAGGTCGGCGATGCTGGCACCGAACTCGGCGGCCCGTCGCTGGGCCGGGTCGGTGATGCTGCCCTCGGCGTAACTGCGTACGGCGAGGCTGGCGTTCAGCCCACGCTCGTGGCCCAGCACGGTGCCGGCCTCGCCGTTGGTGGTCAGGAAATTGATCACGTCGACGACGGCGTCCGGGTGGCGGGTGCCGCGGAAGGCGGCCCAGTACATCGACGCCCGCGCCCACTGCGCGCCGGGTGCCCCCGGCAGGCCGGTCAGCCCCAGCTCGGCGTCGGTGAGTCGCTGCAGCTCGGGCAGCTGGTGGGACCAGGCGAAGGACGCGGCGGTCAACCCGGTGACCACCGGCTGCCGGCCCGGCTCTCCGCTGTCCGCCTGCTCGACGAGCGCCCCGCCCGGGGTGGCCCGTTTGGTGCGAGCCCGCTGCCACAGCTCGAACCACGAGATCAGCTCGTCCGCGCCGAAACCGATCTGGTTGCCCCGGTAGAACTCACCGCCCTGCGACCGCAGCCAGAGCCACAGCGCCCGGTAGTCGCCGGACGCGTCCATGGTGCCGGCCACCTGGCCGTCACTGGCGTCGGTGACCTGCCCCGCCCAGGAGAAGTACTCGGGCCAGGTCATCCCGCCGCGTGGCTCCGGCACCCGCAACTCCCGCAGCAGGTCCCGGTTGAAGACCACGCCCATGTGGGTCTGCCCGCCGGCCACCGCCATCGTCCGGCCCTCGACCGTGCCGTAGCGGATCAGCCCCTCCGGCAGACCCCGCAGGTCCAGGTGGTTGTCGGCGACCCGGTCGGTGAGGTCGAGGATGATCTGGCGTCGGGCGTACTCGGTCAGCATCGCGTCGTCGATCTGGATCAGGTCCGGAACGTTCCCACCCGCCGCCTGGGTGGCCAGACGGTCGTAGTAGCCGTCGACCCCCTGCCAGGTCACCCGGAAGGTGACCCGGGGGTTGCGCTCCGAGTAGAGCCGCAGCGCCTTCTCGGTGATCTCGGCCCGCTTGGCGTTGCCCCACCAGAAGACCGACAGCTCGACCGGCCCGTCCTCGGCCGAGGTGGTGGTGCCGTCGCTGCACCCGGCCAGCCCACCGGAGGCGAGCAGGGGAGCGCGGAGCAGCGCGGTGAGCAGTCGGCGTCGGCCCGGGTCGGCGCCGAGGCGGTCGATCGGGGGGCGAACAACGGGCACGGGGGTCTCCTGGACCTGCGAGGGCAGCGGTCGGACCATTCACGCAGGCAGCGCACGAAGGTGTCAACGTCCGTCCGGTCACCCCGTGGCGCGGGTGGTGGAATCGGGCTGACCGACGCCGCGTGGTGTACTAGGGCGCGTGGAACTTCTGCACTCGGGCAAGGTCCGGGACGTCTACGCCGACGGTGACGACCTGATCCTGGTGGCCTCGGACCGCATCTCGATCTACGACGTGCCGCTGCCGACGCCGATCCCGGACAAGGGTCGCCTGCTCACCGCGCTGTCGCTCTGGTGGTTCGAGCAGCTCGCCGACCTGGTGCCGAACCACGTCATCTCGACCACTGACGTGCCCGCCGAGTTCGCCGGACGGGCGATCCGCTGTCGACGGTTGGACATGGTCCCGGTCGAGTGCGTCGCTCGCGGCTACCTCACCGGCGGCGGTCTGCGGGAGTACGAGCGGACCGGCGCGGTCTCCGGCGTACGTCTGCCGCGCGGGCTCGCCGAGGCGTCCATCCTGCCCGAGCCGATCTTCACGCCGTCGAGCAAGGCACCGGCGGGTGAGCACGACGAGCCGATCACGTACGACGACGTGGTGGCCAAGGTGGGCGAGGCCACCGCCGAGCGACTGCGGCAGATCACCCTCGACATCTACCGGCGCGGTGCCGAGTTGGCCGCCGACCGGGGCATCCTGATCGCCGACACCAAGATCGAGCTGGGCTGGGCGCCGGACGGAACCCTGGTCCTCGCCGACGAGCTGCTCACCTCCGACTCGTCGCGGTTCTGGCCGGCCGAGTCGTACCAGCCGGGCCGGGTGCAGTTCTCCTACGATAAGCAGTACGTGCGGGACTGGGCCACCGGCAGCGGCTGGGACAAGCAGCCCCCGGCCCCGGACGTGCCGGACGAGGTCATCGAGGCGACCCGAGCCCGCTACGTCGACGTCTACGAGAGGCTCACCGGCAACCGCTGGGAGTGAACCCCGGGCCGGGATCACTCCACCCAGTCGAGGGTGCGCTGCACGGCCTTGCGCCACTGGCGCAGCTCCTGCTCGCGCAGCTTCGGCGTCATCGTCGACTCCCACTGCGCGTCGGAGCGCCACTGCGCCCGCAGCGTGGCCAGGTCGGGCCAGAAGCCGACCGCCAGACCGGCCGCGTACGCGGCACCCAGGCAGGTGGTCTCGGTGATCCGGGACCGGACCACCGGCACGTCGAGGACGTCGGCGAGGAACTGCATGAGCAACTCGTTGGCGGTCATCCCGCCGTCCACCCGGAGCCGACGCAGAGCCACGTCGGAGTCGGCGTTCATCGCGTCGACCACCTCGCGGGTCTGCCACGCC
This window harbors:
- a CDS encoding S8 family serine peptidase, whose product is MVNSVNSARISRTRRSAAAAVGVTLVAALLTPTAAHGAPPPPATPAATGTAHRAPVTVTLITGDRVTVTPGVNGATPSVDVTRPPGATGAVRVATEGGDTYVYPDEAMPYLATGRLDKQLFDVTQLIAQGFDDARAAELPLIVTRAAGSTTRRTSATLPGAQTTLELPSVRGEAIRTRRAQATDFWSALTDGGQSTADRRAATWAPSFTAGIARVWLDGKAKAALADTTAQVGAPAAWAAGGTGSGVRVAVLDTGVDTTHPDLVDQVVASRSFIPGQDVIDRNGHGTHTASTVAGTGAASDGRERGVAPDADLVVGKVLDENGSGSISGIIAGMEWAARTERAKVINMSLGVSAWHTQDDPLSQAVNQLTAETGALFVVSAGNSGPDPYTLGAPGTADAALTIGAVDTSDHLADFSSVGPRANDEALKPDMTAPGVDVLAARSQHIPWGEGYYRLDSGTSMAAPHVAGAAALLVQKHPTWSARQIKDALMSTSVRTPDYTAYQAGSGRLNVAAAYHQDQVVATGSVDAGLVRWAPGSSPQPITRKITYTNTTAAPVTLALAVEHGASSASTFTAAADSVTVPAHGTSTVDVVVDPEGLAPGRYSAQVTARSPTGEVHTAVGVAVESKKYDLTIHLKDRAGRPVSGEVEVVNAETGRTFMWVPDGKLTSRLAPGSYTVVATPDVEGVNGPSSLGLAMLTAPEVDLTTDRVVELDAARARQVKVATPQPTAVVDTRIDVYRSFTSAEPTPTDWSALKETFWPGATYDSLWALPTKGKVKKGSFVLTTRIRAAQTPLAISYEGRGIGAPLVQPGSSALPDGTSRLDAVFAGVGATADYAGVPARGRAVVVRATDSVTPTDQAAAAHAAGAAMLLVVNDRAGRRSDWYGNPDGVTIGQIPVASVTTDQGEALIQKITADRRPVRLAVVAHPSARYLYDLVDYHRGGVPADPSAKTAPRDLARIDLTFSPPPGKQSSESRVDFPPYEYGAARSFPFQPVVPGPRTDWVSAGDGVKWMQYADVADWARSNTEAIAYRPGSVQKDRWFGPITRPRMLSTEIPFRGETAMSAYLQGFGDAGAAHSGGASMSQIATFYQGDKQLTRFDGWPEIGAGDLSPEKLPYRLVVETTGKPEFSPYSTATHTEWRFLSGGGTEVQAIPLVQLDYGTDVDLAGRAKRGSEFSITPVVVGSTAARDGVSSLRLDVSYDDGKTWQRQTPKEKDGTWRVSVHAPHRAEFVSIRVTAEQRNGGGVTQTVTRAFGLR
- a CDS encoding extracellular solute-binding protein, whose protein sequence is MPVVRPPIDRLGADPGRRRLLTALLRAPLLASGGLAGCSDGTTTSAEDGPVELSVFWWGNAKRAEITEKALRLYSERNPRVTFRVTWQGVDGYYDRLATQAAGGNVPDLIQIDDAMLTEYARRQIILDLTDRVADNHLDLRGLPEGLIRYGTVEGRTMAVAGGQTHMGVVFNRDLLRELRVPEPRGGMTWPEYFSWAGQVTDASDGQVAGTMDASGDYRALWLWLRSQGGEFYRGNQIGFGADELISWFELWQRARTKRATPGGALVEQADSGEPGRQPVVTGLTAASFAWSHQLPELQRLTDAELGLTGLPGAPGAQWARASMYWAAFRGTRHPDAVVDVINFLTTNGEAGTVLGHERGLNASLAVRSYAEGSITDPAQRRAAEFGASIADLLGPAPAPPPQGHAKVRTLLVTAAERIRVRRDGTREATARFLSGAIAALAV
- a CDS encoding phosphoribosylaminoimidazolesuccinocarboxamide synthase is translated as MELLHSGKVRDVYADGDDLILVASDRISIYDVPLPTPIPDKGRLLTALSLWWFEQLADLVPNHVISTTDVPAEFAGRAIRCRRLDMVPVECVARGYLTGGGLREYERTGAVSGVRLPRGLAEASILPEPIFTPSSKAPAGEHDEPITYDDVVAKVGEATAERLRQITLDIYRRGAELAADRGILIADTKIELGWAPDGTLVLADELLTSDSSRFWPAESYQPGRVQFSYDKQYVRDWATGSGWDKQPPAPDVPDEVIEATRARYVDVYERLTGNRWE